The following coding sequences lie in one Eremothecium sinecaudum strain ATCC 58844 chromosome IV, complete sequence genomic window:
- the FAR8 gene encoding Far8p (Syntenic homolog of Ashbya gossypii ABR074C; Syntenic homolog of Saccharomyces cerevisiae YMR029C (FAR8)), with protein MNQQPSVSPSACYTLPGVMHYLQTEFTKNERDRINWELERCEMKARIAQLEGENRDLRYECMKLKQESTAEPEDISYQEPQLIKSKLSVQENVKEIVYLLKSPQVTEQLDAWNNKCSSIHPLESMNLNTRKPSGKDMAAESGSGAPMQDSPVSPKVKITSPQQPLSPSLFMSAGQKYESDQETIVLEQQSSALVSPSSGGGSANIENITSPISLRSNKMSSPKKVHLTQPASSTTPLAYVDKLTLFQNNLLTLTGDVQLKHWLISSDLELGDKLTIPTFHGLGQYVIAIFWWDAKTFITIDESGLKVWSVEIPEPIMQWDCFQNLEFENIDIIDFKNKWLVLKLGGRILIWKLDISNEDNMISIASNYELLLDDQKPAFFILGLTEESLIVLYLDPCHWTIYNFQGKVLQQYDLSEFTTDLNPKGNNVTRLVLNKKTSKLLIQINNQLIVYSFDQKKTVATFELESIPSNIVFKFNSEIVVLGYCDGTIEVRDLKDFDKIIKSYNHYRIENNALSSDVAHHRSDVVTRAEGEKEIPMKNFINMDVAIVNDTPAIVSGGDSGLVRLVSLHDVAF; from the coding sequence ATGAATCAACAGCCTTCGGTATCTCCTTCGGCTTGCTATACCCTTCCTGGGGTTATGCATTACTTACAAACTGAATTTACGAAAAATGAGAGAGACAGGATTAATTGGGAACTTGAGCGGTGCGAAATGAAAGCAAGAATTGCTCAATTAGAGGGCGAAAACCGTGATTTGCGGTATGAGTGCATGAAATTAAAGCAGGAATCAACTGCAGAACCGGAAGATATTTCATACCAAGAGCCGCAGTTAATTAAGTCGAAGTTGTCTGTACAAGAGAATGTAAAGGAGATTGTTTATTTACTAAAGAGTCCTCAAGTTACGGAGCAGTTGGATGCATGGAATAACAAATGCTCATCTATACATCCGTTGGAGTCAATGAATCTAAATACCAGAAAGCCAAGTGGGAAAGATATGGCGGCAGAGAGTGGAAGTGGTGCGCCAATGCAAGATTCTCCTGTTTCGCCTAAAGTTAAGATAACCTCTCCTCAGCAGCCACTTTCGCCGTCTTTGTTTATGTCAGCTGGGCAGAAGTACGAGTCGGATCAAGAAACCATTGTGCTTGAGCAACAATCTTCTGCACTTGTTTCTCCCAGTTCAGGAGGGGGGAGCGCTAACATAGAAAACATCACTTCTCCCATCTCACTGCGGAGCAACAAAATGAGTTCTCCTAAGAAAGTACATTTGACTCAACCTGCATCTAGCACTACCCCGCTGGCGTACGTGGATAAACTGACGCTGTTTCAGAACAACTTGCTGACCCTAACTGGTGACGTTCAACTGAAACATTGGTTAATAAGCTCTGACCTTGAGCTTGGTGATAAGCTTACAATCCCAACATTTCACGGATTGGGGCAATATGTTATTGCTATTTTCTGGTGGGATGCAAAAACCTTCATTACTATTGACGAATCTGGATTAAAAGTATGGTCGGTAGAGATCCCAGAGCCTATCATGCAATGGGACTGTTTTCAGAACTTGGAATTTGAGAATATTGATATTATCGACTTTAAAAACAAGTGGCTGGTGCTGAAGCTTGGTGGTAGGATATTAATATGGAAACTGGATATCTCCAATGAGGACAATATGATATCGATCGCCAGCAACTACGAACTCTTACTGGACGATCAAAAGCCCGCTTTCTTTATTCTTGGACTTACTGAGGAGTCCTTGATTGTGCTATATCTGGATCCATGTCATTGGACAATATATAACTTCCAGGGTAAAGTACTACAGCAATATGATTTGAGTGAATTTACCACTGACCTAAATCCTAAGGGAAACAATGTTACCAGGCTCGTGTTGAACAAGAAAACATCCAAGCTGTTGATACAGATAAACAATCAGCTAATTGTCTATTCTTTTGATCAGAAAAAAACTGTTGCTACTTTTGAATTGGAAAGCATCCCTAGTAACATCGTCTTTAAGTTTAATTCAGAGATTGTCGTTCTAGGATATTGTGATGGAACAATTGAGGTTCGTGACTTGAAAGATTTTGATAAGATAATTAAGTCTTATAATCATTACCGAATAGAGAATAATGCTCTTTCTTCTGACGTTGCACATCATCGATCTGATGTAGTAACACGAGCTGAGGGTGAAAAGGAAATCCCTATGAAGAATTTCATAAATATGGACGTTGCAATTGTCAATGATACCCCAGCCATTGTGTCTGGGGGTGACAGTGGTCTAGTGCGTTTGGTAAGCTTACATGATGTTGCTTTCTGA
- the NUP120 gene encoding Nup120p (Syntenic homolog of Ashbya gossypii ABR073C; Syntenic homolog of Saccharomyces cerevisiae YKL057C (NUP120)) — translation MTGTFLSKLDVALQALNPLSNGKSKSIVNLHISDQTKDRDPSLVNGDYSNTLLLSNGDHLAYFFSNDYTVLSLYPLSDAITGKTLIIHLPHSPFNQHYTFTIHEVNQEIVIGLILKTGLFLNFQFSLDYVLNRITSIPKKWYTVLNPYDFTVRVPNYLYRADENLSIVFLRDGGLLGLQKVNVNESGDYDLHPVLFNDNSYFQSFTKFFSKSDNSDLVVNCIIYQERFLVTLTENCKIRVWDLRARSIVMQLDLINDAQNKHRKYDSMGPYLSLLGDLLMVFLPVGNGAFQLFELGIDSGGLIAVTTKTKHPVPTNLLASSIWSLVDIKLVKPLELGLESSSIQLVVLLKSNTSIKLQILNFIDDSLNNYEWIETSNKSLQDLLKEQDLLTDGHTNKALLNLQSHYTPALYNNAQQMLSANGIIFSADQPNNQEYLTNLESILKDLKKHYDEPSSLSLYQGEIIVVNTLHLYNHSVYKINSNLESIYYDLADETSLNTNSDQLSTFLEVVDGFVSTISFDIVQKIGDQLRGIMVHEFDDKMPLKDKFTAIFRNCLEHQFQASNLKKLFSELTSLDVVSILNNLIQNHLIASQGSSPFIDSVDFNNFVSVTILESVHQRILIENKFITDILLIFTLLDFDYTIFDKQLHFLLKTHYNHSLWLHLYNLDKSILVSEIFAATSKYGYGSIISNYSDLLHYTNRILNYISDLPVDRNPLLIASYKKWIINPKGGNGLNNRNSSLFLETLHSNFYIRDDPVHQFMIGLSYYQCGYYEDSYIFLSKLGDMDLERLPPCLQLLVNEPQHPWHNLLTSLQEKNKASAYYYQLSKLFSDVMSYSHALKAIKRSINLSGEQQLSEDFKMMQLTQYVDTLIIFSEFEEILDVLTLEQSTLNREVRAKYYSKLLSDQMHKDNFIATLFRLCSKSQNTLFLPMDDYFIIDQLLQSQLDTASWTTYKRLYCYRMLNHQERDAAQILYDYIVRANNVEMKENCYWLIINVLSSFSDPKDQWIINSASHGQILYLTDLKSEFKASASN, via the coding sequence ATGACAGGCACTTTTCTTTCTAAACTGGACGTTGCTTTGCAAGCATTGAACCCTTTGTCCAACGGGAAGAGTAAAAGCATTGTAAATTTGCATATTTCAGATCAAACGAAAGATAGAGATCCATCTTTGGTAAATGGAGACTACTCCAATACTTTATTGTTGTCTAATGGTGATCATCTAGCGTATTTTTTCTCAAACGACTATACTGTGCTTTCACTTTATCCATTAAGCGATGCGATCACAGGGAAAACACTGATTATACATTTGCCTCATAGTCCTTTCAATCAACACTATACCTTTACGATCCATGAAGTAAATCAGGAAATTGTTATAGGCTTGATTTTGAAGACCGGGTTGTTCTTAAACTTTCAGTTTTCGTTGGATTATGTTTTAAACAGAATTACATCTATTCCAAAGAAATGGTATACAGTCCTAAATCCATACGATTTCACTGTAAGGGTTCCTAACTACTTGTACAGGGCAGATGAAAACTTATCAATTGTGTTTTTAAGAGATGGAGGACTTTTGGGTTTACAAAAGGTTAATGTTAACGAGTCAGGGGATTATGATCTTCATCCAGTTCTCTTCAATGATAACAGTTATTTCCAAAGTTTTACCAAATTTTTTAGTAAATCCGACAATAGCGACCTTGTTGTGAACTGTATTATTTATCAGGAGAGGTTTTTGGTAACGTTAACTGAGAACTGTAAAATAAGAGTCTGGGACCTAAGGGCAAGATCAATAGTTATGCAATTGGACTTGATTAACGATGCTCAAAATAAACATAGAAAATATGATTCAATGGGACCGTACCTATCTTTATTGGGGGATCTATTAATGGTATTTTTGCCCGTTGGAAATGGCGCGTTCCAACTATTTGAATTAGGAATTGATTCAGGTGGACTAATAGCAGTGACTACAAAAACTAAGCACCCAGTCCCAACAAATCTATTGGCATCTTCTATCTGGTCATTGGTTGATATCAAGTTGGTTAAACCACTAGAACTTGGCTTGGAATCAAGTTCAATTCAGCTTGTAGTACTCTTAAAAAGTAACACAAGTATCAAGTTGCAGATTCTCAACTTCATAGATGATTCCCTAAACAACTATGAGTGGATAGAAACCTCAAATAAGTCACTTCAAGATCTCTTGAAGGAGCAAGACTTGTTAACTGACGGTCACACAAATAAGGCTTTACTGAACTTACAATCGCACTACACACCGGCACTATACAATAATGCCCAGCAAATGTTGAGTGCAAATGGAATAATATTTTCAGCTGATCAGCCCAATAATCAAGAATATCTAACCAATTTGGAGTCTATTTTGAAGGATTTGAAAAAACACTATGATGAACCATCCTCGTTAAGTCTATATCAAGGCGAGATTATTGTCGTCAACACTTTGCATTTATACAACCACTCAGTTTACAAAATTAACTCCAACCTTGAATCAATTTACTATGATTTGGCAGATGAGACTTCACTTAACACCAATAGCGATCAATTGTCTACGTTTTTGGAAGTTGTTGACGGGTTTGTATCTACGATCTCCTTTGATATCGTGCAAAAAATTGGCGATCAATTGCGAGGAATTATGGTTCACGAGTTTGATGATAAGATGCCGTTAAAAGATAAGTTCACAGCAATATTTAGGAATTGCCTTGAACATCAATTCCAAGCTTCTAACCTAAAGAAATTGTTTTCGGAATTGACCTCTTTGGATGTTGTAAGCATTCTAAACAATTTGATACAAAATCATCTCATTGCAAGCCAAGGTAGTTCACCCTTTATTGATTCTGTGGATTTTAATAACTTTGTCAGCGTTACCATCTTAGAAAGCGTCCACCAAAGGATTTTGattgaaaataaatttATCACAGACattttgttgatatttACTTTGTTGGATTTTGACTACACAATATTTGATAAACAGCTTCATTTTCTGCTGAAAACTCATTACAATCATTCATTGTGGTTGCACCTCTATAACTTGGACAAATCGATACTAGTTTCCGAAATATTTGCTGCAACAAGTAAATATGGCTATGGGTCTATTATCTCAAACTACTCAGATCTTTTACATTACACCAATCGGATTCTCAACTATATATCAGACTTACCGGTTGACCGTAATCCGTTGTTAATCGCATCCTACAAAAAGTGGATTATTAATCCGAAGGGCGGAAATGGTTTGAATAACAGAAATTCCTCTTTGTTTTTGGAAACGCTGCATTCTAATTTTTACATCAGAGACGACCCTGTGCATCAATTTATGATTGGTCTGTCATATTACCAATGCGGGTATTATGAGGATAGTTATATATTTTTGTCCAAACTGGGGGATATGGATCTTGAAAGATTACCTCCTTGTTTGCAGTTATTAGTGAATGAGCCTCAACACCCTTGGCACAACCTCCTTACAAGTTTGCAGGAGAAAAACAAGGCCTCTGCTTATTACTACCAGTTATCAAAATTATTCAGTGACGTAATGAGCTATTCACATGCTCTCAAAGCAATTAAAAGGTCCATTAATTTGAGCGGAGAACAGCAACTCTCAGAGGATTTCAAGATGATGCAGCTCACACAGTATGTGGATACCTTAATTATCTTCTCTGAATTTGAAGAGATCTTAGATGTGTTAACATTGGAACAATCAACGCTGAACAGAGAAGTTAGGGCAAAATACTACAGTAAATTGCTCTCGGATCAGATGCATAAAGACAATTTTATTGCCACTTTATTCAGACTGTGTTCGAAAAGCCAAAACACACTATTCCTGCCAATGGATGactatttcattatagaTCAACTTCTACAATCTCAGCTAGATACAGCCTCGTGGACCACTTATAAAAGACTTTACTGTTATAGAATGTTGAACCATCAGGAAAGAGATGCCGCGCAAATATTGTATGATTATATTGTGCGTGCAAATAATGTGGAAATGAAAGAAAATTGCTATTGGTTAATAATTAATGTTCTTTCTAGTTTTTCAGATCCCAAGGACCAGTGGATAATTAATAGTGCAAGCCATGGACAAATCTTATATCTCACCGACCTCAAGAGTGAGTTTAAAGCATCAGCGTCCAATTGA
- the TMA19 gene encoding Tma19p (Syntenic homolog of Ashbya gossypii ABR075C; Syntenic homolog of Saccharomyces cerevisiae YKL056C (TMA19)), which yields MIIYKDIISGDELLSDAYDVKLVDNVIYEADCAMVKVGADNIDIGANPSAEGGDEDVDDGVETVNNVVHSFRLQQTAFDKKSFLTYIKGYMKEIKSKLQETNPDEIPIFEKGAQVYVKKVIGSFKDWEFFTGESMDPDGMLVLMNYREDGVTPYVAIWKHGVKEEKI from the coding sequence ATGATCATTTACAAGGATATAATTTCTGGTGACGAATTGTTGTCTGACGCTTACGACGTCAAGTTGGTCGACAACGTTATTTACGAAGCTGACTGTGCTATGGTTAAGGTCGGTGCTGACAACATCGACATCGGTGCTAACCCTTCTGCTGAAGGTGGTGACGAAGATGTTGACGATGGCGTTGAAACCGTTAACAACGTTGTTCACTCTTTCCGTTTGCAACAAACCGCCTTTGACAAGAAGTCATTCTTGACCTACATCAAGGGTTACATGAAGGAAATCAAGAGCAAGTTGCAAGAAACTAACCCTGATGAAATTCCTATCTTCGAAAAGGGTGCTCAAGTCTACGTTAAGAAGGTTATCGGTTCGTTCAAGGACTGGGAATTCTTTACTGGTGAGTCCATGGACCCAGACGGAATGTTGGTGTTGATGAACTACCGTGAAGATGGTGTCACCCCATATGTTGCTATCTGGAAGCATGGTgttaaagaagaaaagatcTAA
- the OAR1 gene encoding 3-oxoacyl-[acyl-carrier-protein] reductase (NADPH) (Syntenic homolog of Ashbya gossypii ABR076C; Syntenic homolog of Saccharomyces cerevisiae YKL055C (OAR1)), whose product MAVPVAIITGGTKGIGHQLVSTVLRNGLSCIFIGSNPDSVRNSLDSLIAANIKPKINNSPQFVRGVSIDFNTWPQWTILAEHPSWEATLGNTSVHERLSPLFDVSPVVSTQQTYYYDLLVNCAGITQNSLGWATPASEVARLLNINLASLISMNQLSLRPMIRARRRFAPAATPTIINVSSQLGWHNAPNVPGTAVYAATKSAVLQYTNALQHELASSGVTIKSIAPGLVQNTNMTSKISSQAVQYLKESLESPPTTPEALASAIWRLYCPSTST is encoded by the coding sequence ATGGCGGTACCCGTTGCAATCATAACGGGTGGAACGAAAGGCATTGGGCATCAGCTGGTCAGCACGGTGCTCCGCAACGGGCTCTCGTGCATTTTCATTGGCTCTAATCCCGATTCTGTCAGAAATTCCCTAGATTCACTGATCGCAGCCAATATCAAGCCCAAGATAAACAACAGCCCCCAATTTGTACGCGGGGTAAGCATAGACTTTAATACATGGCCTCAATGGACTATTCTAGCTGAGCATCCAAGCTGGGAGGCTACTCTGGGTAATACATCAGTACATGAGAGATTAAGTCCTTTATTCGATGTTAGCCCTGTAGTGAGTACGCAACAGACATATTACTACGATCTTTTGGTCAATTGTGCTGGTATAACCCAGAACTCGCTTGGATGGGCGACCCCTGCCTCAGAGGTTGCTCGTTTGCTCAACATTAACCTGGCTTCCCTAATTTCGATGAATCAGCTCTCTCTGCGTCCAATGATACGAGCTCGCCGTCGCTTTGCGCCTGCCGCTACGCCAACGATTATAAACGTCTCTTCCCAGCTAGGCTGGCACAACGCTCCGAACGTACCAGGTACTGCAGTTTATGCAGCTACAAAGAGCGCAGTTCTGCAGTATACAAACGCGTTGCAACATGAACTTGCCAGTTCCGGTGTAACAATCAAGTCAATTGCCCCAGGACTAGTGCAAAACACAAATATGACTAGCAAGATCTCTTCGCAGGCCGTTCAATATCTCAAAGAGTCCCTTGAGAGCCCACCAACGACGCCAGAGGCTCTAGCTTCTGCCATCTGGCGTCTTTATTGCCCGAGCACCTCCACGTGA
- the TOA2 gene encoding transcription initiation factor IIA subunit gamma (Syntenic homolog of Ashbya gossypii ABR071W; Syntenic homolog of Saccharomyces cerevisiae YKL058W (TOA2)), with translation MSTTGYYELYRRSTIGTALMDSLDTLISDGRIEASLAMRVLETFDKVVSETLRDKTSTKLTFKGHLDTYRFCDDVWTFIIKDCQVNLDQSSSDNSENNFTCDRLHIVACNSKKNGE, from the coding sequence ATGAGCACCACTGGGTACTATGAATTGTACCGAAGGAGTACTATCGGAACCGCTTTAATGGATTCCCTAGATACACTTATTAGTGACGGTAGAATTGAGGCTTCGCTTGCTATGAGGGTCCTGGAAACATTCGATAAAGTAGTATCTGAAACGCTTAGGGACAAAACAAGTACCAAACTGACTTTTAAGGGGCACTTAGATACTTATCGATTCTGCGATGATGTCTGGACGTTTATTATTAAGGATTGTCAAGTTAATTTGGACCAGTCAAGTAGTGATAACTCTGAAAACAACTTTACATGCGACAGACTGCATATAGTTGCTTGTAATTCTAAGAAGAATGGCGAATGA
- the MPE1 gene encoding cleavage polyadenylation factor subunit MPE1 (Syntenic homolog of Ashbya gossypii ABR070C; Syntenic homolog of Saccharomyces cerevisiae YKL059C (MPE1)), producing MSSTIFYKFQSQKDTSRIQFDGTGITVFDLKRDIIQDNKLGDGTDFQIRLYNPDTMEEYDDDFVVVPRSSLVVVRRSPATHGNAGNATRYVMGKPRVIIRTSNGGGNGFGGFPGVGGGVSGINGGGNGALAAGGTEEERIARMFANQENQWQETQQAMSTAVPVYHNRSQPGGAGGQQHQDDGPPPPGYMCYRCGGKDHWIKNCPTNSDPNFEGKRIRRTTGIPKKFLKSVEIDPMTMTPEEMAEKKIMVTDDGKFVVQVADQHSWEDYQRKQQQQNIAVREQDAVWMANQFEDLPDELKCPLTGGLLREPMRSEACCKRLVSKMAMEDALLESDFVCPLCNTGDILLDSLQPDEEAGKKVQEFLKSHNNGRAAETSAEEEPSAKKAKLPSIPMPPFGMPFMFPMPFMPPVQGTPNNQNNNKT from the coding sequence ATGTCAAGTACGATATTTTATAAATTTCAGTCCCAGAAGGACACTTCGCGGATTCAGTTTGATGGTACGGGTATTACTGTATTTGATCTTAAGCGGGATATTATACAAGATAATAAGCTGGGGGATGGTACAGACTTTCAAATAAGGCTTTATAATCCTGATACGATGGAAGAATATGACGATGACTTTGTTGTTGTTCCTAGATCCAGTCTGGTCGTTGTTCGAAGGTCCCCGGCAACACACGGTAATGCGGGGAATGCTACGCGGTATGTGATGGGTAAGCCTAGAGTGATTATAAGGACTTCAAATGGTGGGGGGAATGGTTTTGGAGGGTTTCCAGGAGTTGGTGGGGGAGTTTCTGGCATTAATGGGGGTGGTAATGGGGCATTAGCAGCAGGTGGGACGGAAGAAGAGCGTATAGCAAGGATGTTTGCCAACCAGGAGAACCAGTGGCAAGAAACCCAGCAGGCGATGTCTACTGCGGTTCCTGTATATCACAATCGTTCGCAGCCAGGAGGTGCTGGAGGACAGCAGCATCAGGATGATGGCCCACCTCCACCGGGCTACATGTGTTATAGATGCGGTGGAAAAGACCACTGGATCAAGAATTGTCCTACAAATTCCGATCCAAACTTTGAAGGCAAGAGGATCCGCCGTACTACTGGTATTCCAAAGAAGTTCTTAAAATCTGTTGAGATAGACCCTATGACTATGACGCCAGAGGAAATGGCTGAGAAGAAGATCATGGTTACAGATGATGGTAAATTTGTTGTGCAAGTTGCGGACCAGCACTCATGGGAGGATTACCAACGTaagcagcagcagcagaaTATTGCAGTGCGTGAGCAAGACGCTGTTTGGATGGCAAACCAATTTGAAGATCTGCCGGATGAGCTGAAATGTCCGTTGACTGGTGGTTTACTTCGAGAACCAATGCGTAGTGAAGCGTGCTGTAAGCGCTTAGTTTCTAAGATGGCTATGGAAGATGCACTACTAGAAAGCGATTTTGTCTGTCCGCTATGTAATACAGGAGATATTCTTCTCGATAGTCTGCAACCGGACGAAGAGGCTGGAAAGAAAGTTCAAGAATTCCTCAAATCACATAATAATGGCAGGGCTGCAGAGACCAGCGCCGAGGAAGAGCCTAGTGCGAAGAAAGCTAAGCTTCCTTCAATCCCCATGCCTCCATTCGGGATGCCATTCATGTTCCCAATGCCGTTCATGCCACCGGTTCAGGGAACTCCTAATAACCagaataataataaaacGTAG
- the TAP42 gene encoding Tap42p (Syntenic homolog of Ashbya gossypii ABR072W; Syntenic homolog of Saccharomyces cerevisiae YMR028W (TAP42)) — translation MCSVRKRFDELLKSIEKLDSSGRRQNSVEYQQELNSLISNLLECKQIVYDKLALFSDNESLEDLATSSIPFLSLDYHLGQLLSRKQYITSNENREPSNQNKWKLEFIKKAVQVSMQFLMALYDYDLLDASISKVIDKLEDKFNPKYNELYPQPKSAKDIMGAQMNRSAKIKMFQREKEVAAQLAACERERLNSNENEEVLRELYLTQLKHTALKCFHDMEGLLMEMELLTNLKVVPVEETQEPVEERKLRPFEYTDKVETLNKPLLSKHGKVLRNFTLLDKRNQLKDKVFGYGQYGPTMTVEEFLDKEFESGRVLQGGEEPEEEPDEDNEEWNDKEVYKAREWDEFKEANPRGSGNRLNNG, via the coding sequence ATGTGCTCGGTTAGGAAGCGGTTTGATGAGTTGTTAAAGAGTATAGAGAAGCTTGATAGCTCAGGAAGGAGACAAAACTCGGTAGAATACCAACAGGAGTTAAACTCATTGATTAGTAATTTGCTAGAATGCAAGCAGATTGTCTATGATAAGTTGGCACTATTTAGTGATAATGAGAGCTTAGAGGATTTAGCTACTTCCTCGATTCCATTTCTATCTCTGGACTATCATTTAGGTCAGTTATTGTCAAGGAAGCAGTATATTACATCTAATGAGAACCGGGAGCCATCTAATCAAAATAAATGGAAGTTGGAGTTTATTAAGAAGGCCGTGCAGGTTTCTATGCAGTTTTTGATGGCTTTGTATGACTACGATCTTTTAGATGCTTCGATTTCAAAGGTGATTGACAAATTGGAGGACAAGTTCAATCCTAAGTATAATGAACTATATCCTCAGCCAAAGTCTGCGAAAGATATTATGGGGGCGCAGATGAATAGGTCTGCTAAGATTAAGATGTTTCAGAGGGAGAAGGAGGTTGCTGCCCAGCTTGCTGCCTGTGAAAGAGAGCGTTTAAACTCTAATGAGAATGAAGAGGTTCTCAGAGAGCTTTATTTGACACAATTGAAGCACACAGCGCTCAAATGTTTCCATGATATGGAGGGCTTACTGATGGAAATGGAACTTTTAACTAATTTGAAAGTGGTTCCCGTAGAAGAAACACAGGAACCTGTGGAAGAGCGCAAGCTTCGTCCGTTCGAGTATACTGACAAGGTCGAGACATTGAATAAGCCTTTGCTCTCGAAACATGGAAAGGTCCTAAGAAACTTTACGTTATTGGATAAGAGGAATCAACTCAAGGACAAGGTCTTTGGTTATGGACAGTACGGCCCGACGATGACCGTAGAGGAGTTCTTAGATAAAGAATTCGAGAGTGGAAGAGTGTTACAAGGAGGAGAAGAGCCAGAAGAAGAGCCCGATGAGGACAATGAAGAATGGAATGACAAGGAAGTTTATAAAGCTAGAGAATGGGATGAGTTTAAAGAAGCAAACCCACGCGGTAGCGGTAACAGGTTAAACAACGGCTGA